CCAAGAACCGAAGATGGGGGTAAAGTGCAACGCAAGGTAGCCTGGTTACCAGGATATATTGGTTACCCGAGTACTTGGGTAACCAAGATGTCTTGGCGACCGGCAGGCCTTCGAGCGACGGCCGGGCTGAGCGACGGCCCGCCGGAGCAACGGAGGGCCCGAGCGACGTAAGAAAGCAAGCCCAGCGATGGGTGACGGCGAGTACCCGTGGAGTGGATGTGGATCACAGCTCCCAGCTCCTGAAAGGCGTTCTCGACATGTGTCTCCTGGCGCTCATCGCCGAGGAGCCGAGTTACGGATATGAGATGGTGGACAAGTTGCAGGGGCGTGGTTTGGCGCTGGTCAGCGAAGGCAGCATCTATCCGCTGCTGAGCAGGCTGCAGAAGAAGGGGTACATCGAGGGCTACTTCGTAGAGTCGACGGGGGGCCCGCCCCGCAAGTACTACAGGATTGCCCCGCCGGGTCGTGTCAGACTCGACGAATGGGCAACAGAGTGGAGACGCCTCGCATCGGGCGTCGAGCAGGTTCTGAATGGAGGTGGACGTGACTGAACTCAGC
This is a stretch of genomic DNA from Acidobacteriota bacterium. It encodes these proteins:
- a CDS encoding PadR family transcriptional regulator translates to MCLLALIAEEPSYGYEMVDKLQGRGLALVSEGSIYPLLSRLQKKGYIEGYFVESTGGPPRKYYRIAPPGRVRLDEWATEWRRLASGVEQVLNGGGRD